In a single window of the Zea mays cultivar B73 chromosome 5, Zm-B73-REFERENCE-NAM-5.0, whole genome shotgun sequence genome:
- the LOC103626754 gene encoding uncharacterized protein, with protein MHHTAGSVSYACSEYDLAVKLGRPPRRDENFIQTHTRKNGVPTEQAKPIIDQLNDVVGVYPELKDRSIQEGDVFSVVCGTKEPKGYVRVLGLGPTPQDIGTPGLKSYTATRLQMEILARTKVQSEKAALEQRVLELQTQIEQRAQPDRASEEPTSHRGSTSFQHKVMRNKFAAEDEEDNEEYCASEDEELDDEDDQIFHQMQGANSPRSTRHFAEASHSKHDDLVGKDVILYAMLRSDLPVAKGTIVSTKPSTTVGGQILGRQYCEVIVTCVLKRDTILPRPCANVETMADAYMMSVAWPYKKLKLVHKAATPSTEGCSGQRKLVP; from the exons ATGCACCATACAGCCGGCAGTGTGAGCTATGCATGTTCAGAATATGATTTG GCTGTGAAACTAGGACGTCCTCCACGAAGAGATGAAAACTTTATCCAAACCCATACAAGAAAAAATGGAGTTCCTACAGAACAGGCAAAACCAATAATT GACCAACTTAATGATGTTGTTGGAGTATATCCAGAGTTAAAGGACCGGTCAATTCAAGAGGGTGATGTATTCTCTGTTGTTTGTGGAACGAAAGAGCCAAAAGGATATGTTCGTGTTTTGGGTTTAGGCCCTACTCCTCAAGATATTGGCACTCCAGGGTTGAAGTCTTATACTGCAACAAGACTACAAATGGAGATTCTTGCTCGTACAAAGGTTCAAAGTGAGAAGGCTGCTTTAGAACAGCGTGTACTTGAGCTACAGACTCAAATTGAGCAAAGGGCTCAACCAGACCGGGCAAGTGAAGAGCCCACGTCACATCGCGGCTCTACTTCATTTCAACATAAG GTGATGAGGAACAAGTTTGCTGCTGAGGATGAGGAAGACAATGAAGAATATTGTGCTTCTGAAGATGAGGAATTAGATGATGAGGATGATCAAATATTTCATCAGATGCAAGGTGCAAACTCACCAAGATCTACAAGGCACTTTGCTGAAGCTTCACACTCTAAACATGATGATCTT GTTGGAAAAGATGTCATATTATATGCTATGTTGAGATCTGATTTGCCTGTGGCTAAAGGGACAATTGTTTCAACTAAACCAAGCACAACAGTTGGAGGCCAGATCCTTGGAAGGCAATATTGTGAAGTTATTGTAACTTGTGTGCTAAAACGAGATACAATTTTGCCTCGCCCTTGTGCCAATGTGGAAACTATGGCTGATGCTTACATGATGTCAGTTGCATGGCCGTACAAGAAA CTGAAGTTGGTGCATAAGGCTGCAACACCGTCTACTGAAG GGTGTTCTGGACAAAGAAAGCTTGTACCTTAA